A region of the Muricauda sp. MAR_2010_75 genome:
TCTCCCAAGAGCATCTTCAGCACAAACTTTGGTACATTGGGCATCCATAAAGGTCTGTCCATGACTCGGGCCAATTCCTTGGTCATTTTGGCATTGGTGACAGGATTTGGGGCCACGGCATTGTATGTACCTTTTAAATTATTTTCTAGAATAAACACAAACATTTGGGCCAGATCTTCAATATGTATCCAAGATTGCCATTGATCGCCATTGCCCAAAGGTGCACCAACAAAATTCTTGATGGGTGCGGCCATTTGGGGTAAAGCGCCGCCTTCCCTGGACAGCACAATACCAATCCGAACCTTGGAAACATTTATGTCGAACTTTTTGAAAGCATCCACTTCTTTTTCCCACTTTTGGGCCACTTCGCCCACAAAGCTATCATCCACTTCTGTTTCATGTTCATCATAAAACTTGGAGAGGGAATGGGGATAGATTCCAATGGCCGACGCCGAAACAAATGAATCCATCAATGATATGTCTACTTGCTCCATACCTCTGTACAAAGTTCGAAGACTATTAATTCGGCTTGAAAGTATTTTCTTTTTTCGAACCGGGGTCCAACGTTTGGCAATACTGGCCCCTGCCAAATTAATAACTGCCCCCACATTTTTGAAACACTCCAAATCGATTTTCCCTTTATTGGGATTCCAATAAAAACCTTGGTATGTATCCGAATGGGATATTTTATCCTTTTGGGTAGTCAAGTAATTTACGGCAATGCCTTGGTCATGCAAGACTCGCACAATGGCTTGTCCAACTAAACCCGTCGCCCCTGTTATCAACACCTTCATACAATCATTTTGTAACAAATTTACAGGTTTAAGTGACTGTATCTGAGGCATTAATTTAGGTTTAACACAAATGTTTAAAGTTTATATGATTTTAAGAGTATTTCAGCCAAAGTTCTTAACACAACATTGGCAATATATCATTTTTTGATGGCCCTGAGCATTTCCCGTTTACCAGGTGGTCCGGGCAGGCGTTCCACAGTAAAGCCTACAGCCTGTAAAGCCCTTCGCACACTGCCTTTTGCCGCATAAGTCACCAAAACACCCTCACTCTTTAAGGCTCGGAACATTTTTTCAAAGACTTCCTCGGTCCAAAGTTCGGGTTGTACCCGGGCACCAAACGCATCAAAATAGACAAGGTTGAACAAATCTGTATCTCTTATTTCCCGAAAATCCTTCTTTTGTTTTAACAGCGAAAAGTCATTAGAAATGGATACGTGCTCTTCCCAAGGCGATTGGTGCATTCTTTCAAATATGTATTGTTGGTCATTTGCATTGAGTTGTGAACAATACTCCAATTCGTTTACTTCATCCAAGGAAACTGGGAACGCTTCTACCCCAACATAATCTACAGTGAGATACTGTTTTTGAGCTTCCAAAAACGTAATAAAGGCGTTCAATCCTGTCCCAAAACCTATTTCAAGGATGTGAATGTGGTCATTTTTAAACAACCTAAGCCCGTGCTCAATAAAAACATGATAAGCTTCCTGTATAGCCCCGTGTTTGGAGTGGTACTGTTCATCCCAATCCTCAATTTGGATGGTCTTTGAGCCATCGCCCGTTGTGATTATCCTTCGCTTCAAACTCAATCTTTGATGAGCACACCGTCCGCTTCAAAACGAAGTATGCGTGCCGGCTCCGTTATCTGGGCTATTTCTTCTTCCGAAGCGCCACTGTCCTTTGCATAGTGCTTTTGGTCCTCTACCGACATTTCTTCCAAAAAGGCCAGCCCGTTCATAAATACCGTTTTACTGGCAGCATCCTTCGGCACAAAAAAGCCATAGTCCTTAAACCTTACGAAAACTTCATCCCCGGAATCCAAAGCAACGTTCATCCAGCAACCTTTGGCTTGACAGACCTCCCTAATTTCATCTTTCACTTGGGTCATTATAGTATCTGTAACAGCCAATTGGTTAAAAACGGACCCATTTTGTTGGATTCCATCTGAAATAGTGAACGCTTCACCATAATAATTTCCCTCTGCGGTTTCTTGGGCCATTATCAGATTTAGCAAAAACAGTAAAAAAACGGTAGGATATATGTTAAAAGGTCTCATTTTTACCAGCTTTTTCAAAATTCTTCGGCAAGAATTGAAATTACAAACATGAAATAACAAAAACTAGCGATAAATAGCTAATTTTAACCTTCCAAAAGTTATTGATATGGAAGCAGTGATGAACAACGTAAAGATCGAGAAAGCAAAGACATCAAAAATTAAGGATGTTGATTTTGACAACCTTTCCTTTGGAAGCATTTATACCGACCACATGCTCGTCTGTGATTATAAAAATGGACAGTGGGAAGCTCCAAAGGTAGTTCCTTATCAACCCATTACACTGGATCCATCTTCAAAAATATTCCACTACGGTCAATCTATTTTTGAAGGAATGAAGGCATACAAGGACGAGAACGGCAGTGTGTGGCTATTTAGACCTTTGGAAAATTTTAAGCGCCTCAACAAATCGGCCAAACGAATGGCCATGCCAGAACTACCCGAATCTTATTTTATGGATGGACTCACTACGCTTTTGCAAGTGGATAGCCAATGGATTCCACAGAGTGCTGGCAGTTCCTTATATATTCGACCCTTCATGTTTGCATCGGGCAATGGTTTTCATGCTTCGCCCGCTGACGAGTATAAATTCATTATAGCCTTAGCCCCTTCTGGCTCCTATTTCTCTGGAAAGGTAAAGGTATTGATTGAAAAACAATATTCACGTGCTGCCAATGGAGGTGTAGGGTTTGCCAAGACCGGCGGAAATTACGCAGGACAGTTTTACCCAACCCGTTTGGCTGCCGAAAAAGGATACCAACAGGTGATTTGGACCGATGACAATAACCATGAGTTTATTGAAGAGGCCGGTGCCATGAACGTATTTGTTCGCATTAATGACACCTTATTGACGGCCCCCACCAATGATCGTATCCTAGATGGGATTACCCGAAAAAGTATATTGGACATTGCAGAGGATGAAGGTATCAAGACCGAGATTCGCAAGATTTCGGTGAAGGAAATTGTTGAAGCTGCCAAAAACGGTTCCTTAAAAGAAATGTTTGGCGCAGGCACTGCTGCAGTGGTATCGCCCATATCGGCCTTTGGGTATGAAGGGGTGGATTACGACCTCCCGGAAATGGAGGACAGCTATGCTTCATTGTTGAAAAAACGCATCACCGATATACAATATAATAGAGCGGAAGACAAATTTGGATGGCGACACGAAGTTGTCTAAAACAAAAAAGCACCTCTTAAGGTGCTTTTTTTATTTGTCCATTATGGTTTGAATGTCCGGTTTAAAATAATTGGGACCCTTTAGTACTTTTCCATCTTCACGATAAATAGGTTTTCCATTAGCACCCAGTTTGCTCATATTACTCCGTTGGATTTCTTCAAAGACCTCCTCAATTTTGTATTGCATACCGTGTTCCAAGATGGTCCCACAAAGAATATATAGCATATCGCCCAAGGCATCGGCCACCTCAATTAAGTCTCCCTCATTGGCAGCTTCCAAATATTCTTTGTTCTCCTCATCCATTAAATTGAACCGCAATTGGTTCTTTTCCTTGCCCAAATTGGCCACGGGTTCATGCGAAACGCCTAGACCAAAGGAATTGTGAAATAGTTCCACCGCTTTTATTTTACTTTCCATTACAGGTATTTTGATTTAGCTTTGCGTAAAAATATAAAATATGTTCAGCACCGGGCAGTTAATTTTTGCAGCGCTTTTTTTGGTTGTATTTATTGCAATCATCTCTTTTTCATACAAAAAGGATAAAAAACTGCACAGAAAAAACTACAAAGGTGTTATCTGGATCTTGGTTTCCTTTGTGACTTTTATAATTTTCCTGTTCTTAATTAAGCACTTTCTTAAAAATTAACACCACCATTGCGTTCGCCACAAAAATGATGGGTTTCACAACTTTAATACTACTTTGATTCGTATAGTATAGGAAAACCCGTACTTTTGTTTAACATTAATTTAGCACAATAAATGACAACATTCATAAGCATTCTTTTCATTTT
Encoded here:
- a CDS encoding TIGR01777 family oxidoreductase: MKVLITGATGLVGQAIVRVLHDQGIAVNYLTTQKDKISHSDTYQGFYWNPNKGKIDLECFKNVGAVINLAGASIAKRWTPVRKKKILSSRINSLRTLYRGMEQVDISLMDSFVSASAIGIYPHSLSKFYDEHETEVDDSFVGEVAQKWEKEVDAFKKFDINVSKVRIGIVLSREGGALPQMAAPIKNFVGAPLGNGDQWQSWIHIEDLAQMFVFILENNLKGTYNAVAPNPVTNAKMTKELARVMDRPLWMPNVPKFVLKMLLGEMSYLLFSSQRVSNKKIEKEGFSFQYPNICVALEELYAEKSEKENASMESAKKEFV
- the mnmD gene encoding tRNA (5-methylaminomethyl-2-thiouridine)(34)-methyltransferase MnmD; the encoded protein is MKRRIITTGDGSKTIQIEDWDEQYHSKHGAIQEAYHVFIEHGLRLFKNDHIHILEIGFGTGLNAFITFLEAQKQYLTVDYVGVEAFPVSLDEVNELEYCSQLNANDQQYIFERMHQSPWEEHVSISNDFSLLKQKKDFREIRDTDLFNLVYFDAFGARVQPELWTEEVFEKMFRALKSEGVLVTYAAKGSVRRALQAVGFTVERLPGPPGKREMLRAIKK
- a CDS encoding DUF4920 domain-containing protein; this translates as MRPFNIYPTVFLLFLLNLIMAQETAEGNYYGEAFTISDGIQQNGSVFNQLAVTDTIMTQVKDEIREVCQAKGCWMNVALDSGDEVFVRFKDYGFFVPKDAASKTVFMNGLAFLEEMSVEDQKHYAKDSGASEEEIAQITEPARILRFEADGVLIKD
- a CDS encoding branched-chain amino acid aminotransferase, whose product is MEAVMNNVKIEKAKTSKIKDVDFDNLSFGSIYTDHMLVCDYKNGQWEAPKVVPYQPITLDPSSKIFHYGQSIFEGMKAYKDENGSVWLFRPLENFKRLNKSAKRMAMPELPESYFMDGLTTLLQVDSQWIPQSAGSSLYIRPFMFASGNGFHASPADEYKFIIALAPSGSYFSGKVKVLIEKQYSRAANGGVGFAKTGGNYAGQFYPTRLAAEKGYQQVIWTDDNNHEFIEEAGAMNVFVRINDTLLTAPTNDRILDGITRKSILDIAEDEGIKTEIRKISVKEIVEAAKNGSLKEMFGAGTAAVVSPISAFGYEGVDYDLPEMEDSYASLLKKRITDIQYNRAEDKFGWRHEVV
- a CDS encoding nucleoside triphosphate pyrophosphohydrolase family protein — encoded protein: MESKIKAVELFHNSFGLGVSHEPVANLGKEKNQLRFNLMDEENKEYLEAANEGDLIEVADALGDMLYILCGTILEHGMQYKIEEVFEEIQRSNMSKLGANGKPIYREDGKVLKGPNYFKPDIQTIMDK